The Tenrec ecaudatus isolate mTenEca1 chromosome 7, mTenEca1.hap1, whole genome shotgun sequence genome window below encodes:
- the DCPH1 gene encoding damage-control phosphatase ARMT1 isoform X2 — MAERSFAYLTIKDRMPQILTKVIDTLHRHKSEFFEKHGEEGTEAEKKAISILSKLRNELQTDKAILPLVAQFVDTDMWNQYLEYQQSIVAEGDGQARWFYSPWLFVECYMYRRIHEALIQSPPISDFDVFKESKEQNFFESQESIVTLCTYLQEVTRTHGELDEDQLKSEFFKFLQVSLWGNKCDLSLSGGESIAQKMNVLDSLEDLKPFILVNDMEQLWSLLSNHKKTRERASVRVDIVLDNSGFELITDLVLADFLLSSNLATEIHFYGKMIPWFVSDTTLHDFHWLVAQVKHSAHQSTAQCGAAWESHVETGRWVYQDHLFWTLPHEYCAMAQVAPDLYADLQKADLILFKGDLNYRKLTGDRKWAFTTPFYQALKGFHPAPLCSVRTIKAEVQVGLQPGQGEALTASDPGWLSTGTYGVFQFDRSP, encoded by the exons GAAGGTACAGAAGCCGAGAAAAAAGCCATATCTATTCTGTCGAAACTACGGAATGAACTGCAGACAGATAAAGCAATCCTCCCCTTGGTGGCGCAGTTTGTGGACACGGACATGTGGAACCAGTACCTGGAGTACCAGCAGAGCATTGTAGCTGAGGGCGACGGGCAGGCCCGGTGGTTTTACTCACCATGGCTCTTTGTTGAATGCTACATGTACCGCAGGATTCATGAAGCCCTAATCCAGAG CCCACCAATCAGCGACTTTGATGTGTTTAAGGAGTCCAAAGAGCAGAACTTCTTTGAGTCTCAGGAATCCATCGTCACCCTGTGTACGTACCTGCAAGAGGTGACAAGGACGCATGGCGAACTAGATGAAGATCAGCTTAAAAGCGAGTTCTTTAAGTTCCTGCAG GTTTCTCTGTGGGGGAACAAGTGCGACCTTTCGCTGTCGGGAGGGGAAAGCATTGCTCAGAAGAtgaatgtcctggattccctggaagACCTCAAACCCTTCATCTTGGTGAACGACATGGAGCAGCTGTGGTCATTGCTTAGTAAtcacaagaaaacaagagaaagagCATCCGTGAGGGTGGACATTGTTTTGGATAATTCTGGGTTTGAACTTATTACCGATCTAGTACTAGCCGACTTCCTGTTGTCCTCTAACCTGGCTACTGAGATCCATTTTTACGGGAAAATGATCCCTTGGTTTGTGTCTGATACCACCCTCCATGATTTTCACTGGCTAGTCGCGCAAGTCAAGCACTCGGCTCATCAGTCGACGGCCCAGTGCGGGGCTGCCTGggaaagccatgtggagacaggcAGGTGGGTCTACCAAGACCACCTGTTTTGGACACTGCCTCATGAGTACTGCGCCATGGCTCAGGTCGCCCCGGACCTGTATGCAGACCTCCAGAAGGCAGATTTAATTCTCTTCAAGGGCGATTTGAATTATAGGAAGTTGACGGGGGACAGAAAATGGGCATTTACCACCCCATTCTACCAGGCTCTCAAAGGCTTCCACCCCGCGCCTCTCTGCAGTGTGCGGACCATAAAAGCTGAGGTTCAGGTTGGCCTGCAGCCAGGGCAAGGGGAAGCGCTCACAGCCTCGGACCCTGGCTGGCTCAGCACGGGCACGTATGGAGTCTTCCAGTTTGATAGGTCTCCCTGA
- the DCPH1 gene encoding damage-control phosphatase ARMT1 isoform X3: protein MPQILTKVIDTLHRHKSEFFEKHGEEGTEAEKKAISILSKLRNELQTDKAILPLVAQFVDTDMWNQYLEYQQSIVAEGDGQARWFYSPWLFVECYMYRRIHEALIQSPPISDFDVFKESKEQNFFESQESIVTLCTYLQEVTRTHGELDEDQLKSEFFKFLQVSLWGNKCDLSLSGGESIAQKMNVLDSLEDLKPFILVNDMEQLWSLLSNHKKTRERASVRVDIVLDNSGFELITDLVLADFLLSSNLATEIHFYGKMIPWFVSDTTLHDFHWLVAQVKHSAHQSTAQCGAAWESHVETGRWVYQDHLFWTLPHEYCAMAQVAPDLYADLQKADLILFKGDLNYRKLTGDRKWAFTTPFYQALKGFHPAPLCSVRTIKAEVQVGLQPGQGEALTASDPGWLSTGTYGVFQFDRSP, encoded by the exons GAAGGTACAGAAGCCGAGAAAAAAGCCATATCTATTCTGTCGAAACTACGGAATGAACTGCAGACAGATAAAGCAATCCTCCCCTTGGTGGCGCAGTTTGTGGACACGGACATGTGGAACCAGTACCTGGAGTACCAGCAGAGCATTGTAGCTGAGGGCGACGGGCAGGCCCGGTGGTTTTACTCACCATGGCTCTTTGTTGAATGCTACATGTACCGCAGGATTCATGAAGCCCTAATCCAGAG CCCACCAATCAGCGACTTTGATGTGTTTAAGGAGTCCAAAGAGCAGAACTTCTTTGAGTCTCAGGAATCCATCGTCACCCTGTGTACGTACCTGCAAGAGGTGACAAGGACGCATGGCGAACTAGATGAAGATCAGCTTAAAAGCGAGTTCTTTAAGTTCCTGCAG GTTTCTCTGTGGGGGAACAAGTGCGACCTTTCGCTGTCGGGAGGGGAAAGCATTGCTCAGAAGAtgaatgtcctggattccctggaagACCTCAAACCCTTCATCTTGGTGAACGACATGGAGCAGCTGTGGTCATTGCTTAGTAAtcacaagaaaacaagagaaagagCATCCGTGAGGGTGGACATTGTTTTGGATAATTCTGGGTTTGAACTTATTACCGATCTAGTACTAGCCGACTTCCTGTTGTCCTCTAACCTGGCTACTGAGATCCATTTTTACGGGAAAATGATCCCTTGGTTTGTGTCTGATACCACCCTCCATGATTTTCACTGGCTAGTCGCGCAAGTCAAGCACTCGGCTCATCAGTCGACGGCCCAGTGCGGGGCTGCCTGggaaagccatgtggagacaggcAGGTGGGTCTACCAAGACCACCTGTTTTGGACACTGCCTCATGAGTACTGCGCCATGGCTCAGGTCGCCCCGGACCTGTATGCAGACCTCCAGAAGGCAGATTTAATTCTCTTCAAGGGCGATTTGAATTATAGGAAGTTGACGGGGGACAGAAAATGGGCATTTACCACCCCATTCTACCAGGCTCTCAAAGGCTTCCACCCCGCGCCTCTCTGCAGTGTGCGGACCATAAAAGCTGAGGTTCAGGTTGGCCTGCAGCCAGGGCAAGGGGAAGCGCTCACAGCCTCGGACCCTGGCTGGCTCAGCACGGGCACGTATGGAGTCTTCCAGTTTGATAGGTCTCCCTGA